Proteins encoded in a region of the Elaeis guineensis isolate ETL-2024a chromosome 7, EG11, whole genome shotgun sequence genome:
- the LOC140859349 gene encoding uncharacterized membrane protein At4g09580-like: protein MKLRSLPPIAASCCSSARTVALVSMAPLRVAAVRDVESTLSDESPTTKKPVGARDTRFPLSQWEAAAAASIFMIFAVGLFCIYLTMPEADYDKIFRLPHNLADLRVLKDNIAVYARDCQAKFMLGYCATYIFMQTFMIPGTIFMSLLAGALFGVVKGVVLVVFTATSGASSCYFLSKLIGRPLVSWLWPEKLRFFQAEVAKRRDKLLNYMLFLRITPSLPNTFINVASPIVDIPFHVFFLATLVGLIPASYITVRAGLALGFKITQIL from the exons ATGAAACTGAGATCCCTTCCACCCATCGCCGCCTCCTGCTGCTCGTCCGCTCGCACCGTTGCCCTCGTCTCCATGGCTCCCCTCCGGGTCGCCGCCGTTCGGGACGTGGAGAGCACCCTCTCCGACGAGTCCCCCACCACCAAGAAGCCCGTCGGCGCCCGTGACACCAGGTTCCCGCTTAGCCAGTGGgaggccgccgccgccgcctccaTCTTCATGATCTTCGCTGTCGGCCTATTCTGCATCTACCTCACCATGCCGGAGGCCGACTACGATAAGATCTTCCGGCTGCCGCACAACCTCGCCGATCTTCGCGTCCTCAA GGATAATATTGCTGTGTATGCAAGAGACTGTCAAGCAAAATTTATGCTAGGGTACTGTGCAACATACATCTTCATGCAGACATTTATGATTCCGGGCACTATATTCATGTCATTGCTGGCTGGAGCTCTTTTTGGGGTCGTCAAGGGTGTTGTTTTGGTCGTTTTTACTGCCACTTCTGGTGCATCCTCCTGCTATTTTCTTTCCAAGTTGATTGGAAGGCCTCTGGTTAGCTGGTTGTGGCCTGAAAAGTTGAGATTCTTTCAGGCAGAG GTAGCAAAACGCAGAGACAAGCTGTTAAATTATATGCTTTTTCTGAGGATAACTCCATCATTGCCTAACACATTTATAAATGTGGCATCTCCAATTGTGGACATACCTTTCCATGTTTTTTTTCTTGCAACATTGGTTGGTCTTATTCCAGCATCTTACATCACTGTCAGA